From Sparus aurata chromosome 9, fSpaAur1.1, whole genome shotgun sequence, a single genomic window includes:
- the LOC115588556 gene encoding olfactory receptor 1468-like yields MMDNVSLITMFFLSGLNETNNHRFTLFFLTLLCYCVILLVNISVFVTIIMDKNLHEPMYILVCSCCMNGLWGTAGFYPKFLWDLLSPIHVISYSGCLVQAQVIMSFVCAELSILASMAYDRYVAICRPLEYHSVMSKQRLITLVCFSWLMPFFMVATNIFLTSRLKLCSPYITRSFCVNWAIVKLACFPAETAVDNIASYILIIVYLFHGIFIVLSYMYVIKTCVNSIENRAKFMQTCVPHLMSLFTFLVSLLFNVIILRFGSKDFPQTFQNFVAIEILVTPPLINPFIYGFKLTKIRNRILLVLTFKTK; encoded by the coding sequence ATGATGGATAATGTTTCTCtaataacaatgttttttctctcgggtttaaatgaaacaaataaccacagatttactcttttctttctcactttactgtgttactgtgtgattTTGCTGgtaaatatttctgtgtttgtgaccATCATCATGGATAAAAACCTGCATGAACCAATGTATATTTTGGTATGTTCTTgttgcatgaatggactttGGGGGACAGCAGGTTTCTACCCCAAATTTCTCTGGGATCTGCTTTCTCCTATTCATGTTATCTCTTATTCTGGATGTCTTGTTCAGGCTCAAGTAATTATGTCATTTGTCTGCGCTGAACTTTCTATTCTTGCATCCATGGCATATGACAGATATGTGGCTATATGTCGACCACTGGAGTACCACTCTGTCATGTCCAAGCAACGACTCATAACATTGGTGTGTTTCTCTTGGCTTATGCCTTTTTTCATGGTAGCCACAAATATTTTCCTTACATCTAGATTAAAGTTATGCAGCCCATATATCACCAGATCTTTTTGTGTGAATTGGGCGATTGTTAAACTTGCTTGTTTCCCAGCTGAAACTGCTGTTGATAACATAGCGTCATACATTCTGATAAtcgtttatttatttcatggtATATTCATAGTTCTATCCTACATGTATGTCATTAAAACATGTGTAAATTCTATAGAGAACAGGGCAAAGTTCATGCAAACATGTGTGCCACATTTAATGTCCTTGTTCACTTTCCTTGTAAGTCTGctttttaatgtaattattttacgATTTGGTTCAAAAGATTTCCCTCAAACCTTTCAAAACTTTGTTGCAATAGAAATTCTTGTCACGCCTCCCTTAATTAATCCATTCATTTATGGTTTCAAATTGACCAAAATTCGGAACCGAATTCTGCTTGTTCTTACTTTCAAAACTAAATGA